In Synechococcus sp. CB0101, a genomic segment contains:
- a CDS encoding CrcB family protein, with protein sequence MRDALLVAIGAVPGAWLRFRLVNHFEPLVPRKHWATFGVNVTACFALGLIAALAGRCGPNQQIALLLATGFLGSLSTFSTFAVELLQAWLGEQRRQAAGLMAGSVAAGLLAVAAGMVIGG encoded by the coding sequence ATGCGAGATGCCCTCCTGGTGGCGATCGGTGCCGTGCCGGGTGCCTGGCTGCGATTCCGGCTGGTGAACCATTTCGAGCCCCTGGTGCCGCGCAAGCACTGGGCCACCTTTGGTGTGAATGTGACGGCCTGTTTTGCGCTCGGATTGATAGCGGCTCTGGCGGGCCGGTGTGGTCCTAATCAGCAGATCGCTTTGCTTCTCGCCACTGGCTTCTTGGGCAGCCTCAGCACCTTTTCCACGTTCGCGGTGGAGCTCTTGCAAGCCTGGCTGGGAGAGCAGAGACGCCAAGCCGCTGGCTTGATGGCTGGCTCGGTGGCGGCCGGTTTACTGGCCGTGGCGGCGGGGATGGTGATCGGTGGCTGA
- the gyrB gene encoding DNA topoisomerase (ATP-hydrolyzing) subunit B: MSEATKVQAAYGAEQIQVLEGLEPVRKRPGMYIGSTGPRGLHHLVYEVVDNSVDEALAGHCDQILVVLNEDGSCAVTDNGRGIPTDVHPRTGKSALETVLTVLHAGGKFGAGGYKVSGGLHGVGVSVVNALSEWVEVTVHRQGQEHLQRFERGAPIGSLASKPAADPSRTGTSVCFKPDIEIFTGGIEFDYHTLSARLRELAYLNGGVRIVFRDERPAARNAEGAAHEEIYHYEGGIKEYVAYMNAEKDALHPDIIYVNSEKDGVQVEAALQWCVDAYSDNIFGFANNIRTVDGGTHIEGLKTVLTRTLNAFAKKRGKRKDADANLAGENIREGLTAVLSVKVPEPEFEGQTKTKLGNTEVRGIVDSLVGEALSEYLEFNPSVIDLILEKAIQAFNAAEAARRARELVRRKSVLESSTLPGKLADCSSRDPGESEIYIVEGDSAGGSAKQGRDRRFQAILPLRGKILNIEKTDDAKIYKNTEIQALITALGLGIKGEEFDEKNLRYHRIVIMTDADVDGAHIRTLLLTFFYRYQKALVEGGYIYIACPPLYKVERGKNHSYCYNEGDLKRVVEGFGEKANYTIQRFKGLGEMMPQQLWETTMDPTTRTMKRVEIEDAAEADRIFTILMGDKVAPRREFIETHSAELDLAQLDI; encoded by the coding sequence ATGAGCGAAGCCACCAAAGTTCAGGCTGCCTACGGCGCCGAGCAGATCCAGGTGCTGGAAGGCCTGGAGCCGGTGCGTAAGCGCCCGGGCATGTACATCGGCTCCACCGGGCCCCGTGGTCTGCACCACCTGGTGTACGAGGTGGTCGACAACTCGGTGGACGAGGCGCTCGCCGGCCACTGCGACCAAATTCTCGTCGTCCTCAATGAGGACGGCAGCTGCGCCGTAACCGACAACGGCCGCGGCATCCCCACCGACGTGCACCCCCGCACCGGCAAGAGCGCTCTGGAAACGGTGCTCACGGTGTTGCACGCCGGCGGCAAGTTCGGCGCCGGTGGTTACAAGGTGTCGGGCGGCCTGCACGGCGTGGGCGTGTCGGTGGTGAACGCCCTTTCGGAGTGGGTGGAGGTCACCGTCCACCGTCAGGGGCAGGAGCACTTGCAGCGTTTCGAGCGTGGTGCTCCGATCGGCTCGCTGGCGTCCAAGCCCGCTGCCGATCCCAGCCGCACGGGCACCTCGGTGTGCTTCAAGCCCGACATCGAGATCTTCACGGGCGGGATCGAGTTCGATTACCACACCCTCTCGGCGCGTCTGCGTGAGCTCGCCTACCTCAACGGTGGCGTGCGCATCGTGTTCCGCGATGAGCGCCCGGCAGCGCGCAACGCCGAGGGTGCCGCCCACGAGGAGATCTATCACTACGAAGGCGGCATCAAGGAATACGTCGCCTACATGAATGCCGAGAAGGACGCCCTCCATCCCGACATCATTTATGTGAACTCCGAAAAAGACGGAGTTCAGGTGGAGGCAGCCCTGCAGTGGTGCGTGGATGCCTACTCCGACAACATCTTTGGTTTCGCCAACAACATCCGCACCGTGGATGGCGGCACCCACATCGAGGGTCTCAAAACCGTTCTCACCCGCACCCTGAACGCCTTCGCCAAGAAGCGCGGCAAGCGGAAGGATGCTGATGCCAACCTCGCTGGTGAGAACATCCGCGAAGGCCTCACCGCTGTGCTCTCGGTGAAGGTGCCCGAGCCGGAGTTTGAGGGCCAAACCAAAACCAAGCTCGGCAACACCGAGGTGCGCGGCATCGTGGATTCGCTCGTGGGCGAGGCCCTCAGCGAATATCTGGAGTTCAACCCCTCGGTGATCGATCTGATCCTCGAGAAGGCGATCCAAGCGTTCAACGCAGCTGAGGCTGCCCGCCGCGCCCGCGAGCTGGTGCGCCGCAAGAGCGTGCTCGAGAGCTCCACCCTGCCCGGCAAGCTCGCCGACTGCTCCTCCCGCGATCCCGGTGAATCTGAGATCTACATCGTGGAGGGCGATTCCGCCGGTGGCTCAGCCAAGCAAGGGCGCGATCGTCGCTTCCAGGCGATCCTGCCGCTGCGCGGCAAGATCCTCAACATCGAGAAAACCGACGACGCCAAGATCTACAAAAATACCGAGATCCAGGCCCTGATCACAGCCCTAGGCCTCGGCATCAAAGGCGAAGAGTTCGACGAAAAGAATCTCCGCTACCACCGCATCGTGATCATGACCGACGCCGACGTCGACGGCGCCCACATCCGCACGTTGCTGCTCACCTTCTTCTATCGCTATCAGAAGGCGCTGGTGGAAGGCGGCTATATCTACATCGCTTGTCCGCCGCTCTACAAAGTGGAGCGCGGTAAGAACCACAGCTATTGCTATAACGAAGGCGATCTCAAGCGCGTGGTGGAAGGTTTCGGCGAGAAGGCCAACTACACCATTCAGCGCTTTAAGGGTCTGGGCGAAATGATGCCCCAGCAGCTCTGGGAAACCACCATGGATCCCACCACGCGCACGATGAAGCGTGTGGAGATCGAAGATGCTGCCGAAGCCGACCGCATCTTCACAATCCTGATGGGCGACAAGGTGGCTCCCCGCCGCGAATTCATCGAAACCCACAGCGCCGAGCTCGATCTGGCGCAGCTGGATATCTGA
- a CDS encoding type II toxin-antitoxin system Phd/YefM family antitoxin, with translation MRTVNVHEAKTHFSRLIDAAHAGETIVVAKGGKPWARLVPLETPAPQRQPGVLAGQLQLPPPEILLEALPEDELRAFEIPLP, from the coding sequence ATGCGCACTGTCAACGTGCATGAGGCGAAAACCCATTTTTCGCGCTTGATTGATGCCGCTCACGCTGGTGAAACCATCGTGGTGGCCAAAGGCGGAAAGCCTTGGGCCCGGCTCGTGCCTCTGGAAACTCCCGCGCCGCAACGCCAACCCGGCGTTCTGGCCGGCCAGCTCCAATTGCCGCCTCCGGAGATTTTGCTGGAGGCTCTCCCTGAGGATGAGTTGCGGGCTTTCGAGATCCCACTCCCTTGA
- a CDS encoding dienelactone hydrolase family protein, with translation MTPQGVMPVWWARPEAPRAAVLVLPEVFGVNGWVRSVADRLAEQGYAALAISTFWRTAPHLEADYNEAGLALGREHRDQVRADQLRADVAAAAAWLQRNHSADGLASKPLGCVGFCFGGHLAMLAATLPVIAATCDFYGARVSTDRPGGGAPTLADVPQIPGRLWCFCGDQDPLMPPEELSAINQSLAAVPGGRHRFVLAPGAGHGYMCEARGDFHPEASAAGWAAMLELFSEAL, from the coding sequence ATGACTCCCCAAGGCGTGATGCCCGTTTGGTGGGCTCGGCCTGAGGCCCCCCGCGCCGCCGTGTTGGTGCTGCCGGAGGTGTTCGGCGTGAACGGCTGGGTGCGCAGCGTGGCGGATCGCTTGGCGGAACAGGGTTATGCCGCTCTGGCGATCAGCACCTTTTGGCGCACGGCCCCGCACTTGGAGGCTGATTACAACGAGGCCGGTCTTGCCCTGGGGCGTGAGCATCGCGATCAGGTGCGCGCCGATCAGCTCCGCGCCGACGTGGCGGCTGCCGCCGCATGGCTGCAGCGCAACCACAGCGCTGATGGGCTCGCCAGCAAGCCGCTCGGCTGCGTGGGCTTTTGCTTCGGAGGCCACCTGGCGATGCTGGCGGCCACCCTGCCGGTGATTGCCGCAACCTGCGATTTCTATGGCGCGCGCGTCTCCACCGATCGGCCCGGAGGTGGTGCTCCCACGCTCGCGGATGTGCCGCAGATTCCCGGCCGGTTGTGGTGTTTCTGCGGCGATCAGGATCCGCTGATGCCCCCAGAGGAGCTCAGCGCCATCAACCAGTCCCTGGCTGCGGTGCCCGGCGGCCGCCATCGCTTCGTGCTGGCTCCGGGGGCCGGCCATGGTTACATGTGCGAAGCCCGTGGAGATTTCCACCCTGAAGCCTCAGCAGCAGGCTGGGCGGCGATGCTTGAGCTGTTCAGTGAGGCGCTCTGA
- the infC gene encoding translation initiation factor IF-3 codes for MPPRPRFDRRAPVRELPNINDRISYPQLRVVDADGSQLGVITREAALEVAKDRELDLVLVSEKADPPVCRIMDYGKFKFEQEKKAKEAKKKSHQTEVKEVKMRYKIDQHDYDVRIGQASRFLKAGDKVKCTVIFRGREIQHTALAEQLLRRMAKDLEEKAEIQQDPKREGRNMIMFLTPRKTPLAKEKEAEAAASKAVRTIETPRQQAAAAASEG; via the coding sequence ATGCCACCCCGTCCCCGTTTTGACCGCCGCGCTCCCGTGCGGGAGCTCCCCAACATCAACGACCGCATCAGTTACCCCCAGTTGCGGGTGGTGGATGCCGACGGCAGTCAGCTGGGGGTGATCACGCGGGAGGCGGCCCTCGAGGTGGCCAAAGACCGCGAGCTCGACCTGGTGCTGGTGAGCGAGAAAGCTGATCCGCCGGTGTGCCGGATCATGGACTACGGCAAGTTCAAGTTTGAGCAGGAGAAGAAGGCCAAAGAAGCGAAGAAGAAGTCGCATCAAACCGAAGTTAAAGAGGTGAAGATGCGCTACAAGATCGACCAGCACGATTACGACGTGCGCATCGGTCAGGCCTCTCGCTTCCTCAAAGCCGGCGACAAGGTGAAATGCACCGTGATCTTCCGCGGCCGCGAGATCCAGCACACCGCCCTGGCTGAGCAGTTGCTTCGGCGCATGGCCAAGGATCTCGAAGAGAAAGCCGAGATCCAGCAGGACCCGAAGCGCGAGGGCCGCAACATGATCATGTTCCTCACGCCGCGCAAAACCCCGCTGGCCAAGGAAAAAGAAGCCGAAGCCGCTGCGAGCAAAGCCGTGCGCACGATCGAAACGCCGCGGCAACAAGCCGCCGCTGCAGCCAGCGAGGGCTGA
- a CDS encoding CrcB family protein — protein sequence MADQLEARRLSFELRELALVGLGAVPGALLRWQSGVQLGPHLGGTAGADLLVNLLGSFILGFLAGPIPRRTSFVLLLGIGFCGCLTTFSSWMLDVAKLIQAGRPAWGLLLIAVSLALGLLCALAGLALSRRVFRHTAG from the coding sequence GTGGCTGATCAGCTGGAGGCCCGCCGGCTGAGCTTTGAGCTCAGGGAGTTGGCTTTGGTGGGTTTGGGAGCCGTGCCAGGTGCCCTGTTGCGCTGGCAGAGCGGCGTGCAGCTAGGCCCGCATCTCGGGGGCACTGCTGGTGCCGATCTGTTGGTGAACCTGCTCGGCTCCTTCATCCTCGGGTTCCTGGCCGGGCCGATCCCGCGCCGCACCAGCTTTGTGTTGCTGCTCGGCATTGGTTTTTGCGGCTGCCTCACCACCTTCAGCAGCTGGATGCTTGATGTGGCCAAGCTGATCCAGGCCGGTCGTCCGGCCTGGGGGCTGCTGCTGATTGCCGTCAGCTTGGCGCTGGGGCTGTTGTGTGCCTTGGCTGGCCTGGCCTTAAGCCGGCGGGTGTTCAGACACACCGCCGGCTGA
- a CDS encoding type II toxin-antitoxin system VapC family toxin, which translates to MAEPSRLSGAASAAIAESSNQVFVSAATAWELATKVRLGKLEIAEPLLSDLPCLLAAQGFELLSVDLRHGLRAGGYPHAHRDPFDRLLVAQAELESLTLVSINAALRDFPCRLLW; encoded by the coding sequence CTGGCGGAGCCATCCAGGCTGTCCGGGGCAGCATCTGCAGCGATCGCAGAATCGTCGAACCAGGTGTTCGTGAGTGCGGCGACGGCCTGGGAGCTAGCCACCAAGGTGCGTCTTGGAAAACTCGAGATCGCCGAACCCCTTCTGAGTGATCTGCCGTGTCTTCTGGCTGCTCAGGGCTTTGAACTGTTGTCCGTTGATCTCAGGCATGGGCTGAGAGCCGGCGGCTACCCCCATGCTCACCGCGATCCGTTCGATCGCCTTCTGGTGGCCCAGGCGGAGCTGGAATCACTCACGCTGGTGAGCATCAATGCTGCCCTTCGCGACTTCCCCTGCCGGCTGCTTTGGTGA
- the miaA gene encoding tRNA (adenosine(37)-N6)-dimethylallyltransferase MiaA — MSQAESLATSCHPRPDQPLVIVLLGPTASGKTALGIELAQALDLAVLSVDSRQLYTEMDIGTAKPTPAQRAAVRHELLDLRRPDQPINLQEFRAEAEQAIAAEHTRRGIALLVGGSGLYLKAITQGMTPPAVPPQPQLRAQLEALGQPLCHQLLVGADPAAGARIMPNDAVRTQRALEVLYATGVPLSAQQGATPPPWRVLELGLDPPDLRQRIASRTAGLYAEGLVEETRRLVERYGADCPLLDTIGYGEARALLRGELQEPEAIALTTRRTQQFAKRQRTWFRRQHQPLWLDGVDPLQQGLQAIERVLG, encoded by the coding sequence ATGAGCCAAGCCGAGAGCCTCGCCACAAGCTGCCATCCACGGCCCGATCAGCCCCTGGTGATCGTGCTGCTGGGCCCCACCGCCAGCGGCAAAACGGCTCTGGGCATCGAGCTGGCCCAGGCCCTGGATCTGGCGGTGCTGTCGGTGGATTCGCGCCAGCTCTACACCGAGATGGATATCGGCACCGCCAAGCCCACGCCGGCCCAGCGGGCAGCGGTGCGCCATGAGCTGCTGGATCTACGCCGCCCTGATCAACCGATCAATTTGCAGGAATTCCGCGCGGAAGCAGAGCAGGCCATCGCTGCGGAGCACACCCGCCGCGGCATCGCCCTGCTGGTGGGCGGCAGCGGCCTTTATCTCAAAGCGATCACCCAGGGGATGACGCCTCCAGCAGTGCCACCGCAGCCCCAGCTGCGGGCACAGCTCGAAGCCCTGGGCCAGCCCCTTTGCCACCAGCTGCTAGTGGGCGCCGATCCAGCGGCCGGCGCGCGGATCATGCCCAACGACGCTGTTCGCACCCAGCGGGCTCTCGAGGTGCTTTACGCCACCGGTGTGCCGCTCAGCGCTCAGCAGGGAGCTACGCCACCGCCTTGGCGAGTGCTGGAACTCGGGCTGGATCCACCCGATCTGCGCCAGCGCATCGCCTCGCGCACCGCCGGCCTCTACGCCGAAGGGTTGGTGGAGGAGACCCGGCGCCTCGTGGAGCGCTACGGCGCCGACTGCCCACTGCTCGACACCATTGGTTACGGCGAAGCCCGGGCCCTGCTGCGCGGTGAGCTCCAGGAGCCAGAAGCGATCGCGCTCACCACCCGTCGCACCCAGCAATTCGCCAAGCGCCAGCGCACCTGGTTCCGCCGCCAACACCAGCCGCTCTGGCTGGATGGGGTCGATCCGCTGCAGCAGGGATTACAGGCGATCGAGCGCGTCCTAGGGTGA